Proteins encoded together in one Anaerococcus murdochii window:
- the glyS gene encoding glycine--tRNA ligase subunit beta — translation MHNYLLEIGVEEIPSDYVKSTKTQLREKFEKLLSENKLSYEEIEIESTPRRFMVLLKNVAEAAQAEVISVRGPSVKIAYDADGNPSKALLGFLKGQKASLEDVIVKEQKGEDYIFVEKKEESKSLEDLLKENVYELVKSISFPRSMRWGGKSIRWARPIRWFVSLLDDKILSFDAEGIEVGNITKGHRTLGSDKILIDKISDYEGKLKENYVILRGKDRRDIILKGLNSLSSQVGGEYMKDEDLLDEVVNIVEYPTVLVGEIDHSYLELPREVITTPMKDHQRYFPILDDKKKLLPYFCLVRNGDDYESQNVIEGNKKVLVARLEDAKFFYNLDVETKLESYVKDLDSLVFFEGLGNMGQKTKRLVDLVGRYQKELNLGDDIAEDAKRAAYLAKADLVTRMVVEFTELQGTMGAIYALKSGENQRVATAIKEQYLPKNQNSETPKSVAGILLAIADKMDNIVGLYAIENYVTGSRDPFGLRRAALGIINIILENGIDVDIKKLIAEALLVYTETNALAFDYDKTMDESLTFIKDRLKNKLLDDGYRYDIVNSVINTDFTNILKMTEKVKAVSEFIEESDDSLSYLIRIKNLAKDSQVTEIRQDLLETDLERKFFEEISSLEDLGLASSDDYKKELENIQKTSLVGNDYLDNTMINVDNEEVKNNRLAMLNSLKRRMDLVFDISEIVR, via the coding sequence AGTTTGAAAAACTTTTATCTGAAAATAAATTATCTTATGAAGAAATCGAAATCGAATCTACACCAAGAAGATTTATGGTTCTTCTAAAAAATGTAGCAGAAGCGGCCCAAGCAGAAGTCATCTCTGTTAGAGGACCAAGTGTAAAAATCGCCTATGATGCGGACGGCAATCCATCCAAAGCCCTTCTTGGTTTCTTAAAAGGCCAAAAGGCAAGCCTCGAAGATGTGATTGTCAAAGAACAAAAAGGCGAAGACTATATCTTTGTAGAAAAAAAGGAAGAATCTAAATCCCTAGAAGACCTCCTAAAAGAAAATGTCTATGAATTAGTAAAGTCAATTTCCTTCCCAAGATCAATGAGATGGGGCGGAAAATCAATCAGATGGGCCAGACCAATTAGGTGGTTTGTATCCCTACTTGACGATAAAATCTTATCTTTTGATGCTGAAGGCATCGAAGTCGGCAATATCACAAAGGGCCACAGGACACTTGGCTCTGATAAGATTCTTATCGACAAAATTTCTGATTACGAAGGAAAATTAAAGGAAAACTACGTCATCCTAAGGGGTAAGGACAGGAGAGATATAATACTTAAAGGCCTAAACTCCCTATCAAGCCAGGTTGGAGGAGAATACATGAAAGACGAAGACCTCCTAGATGAGGTAGTAAATATAGTTGAATACCCAACAGTCCTAGTTGGTGAAATTGATCACTCTTACCTAGAACTTCCTAGGGAAGTAATCACAACTCCAATGAAGGACCACCAAAGGTACTTCCCAATCCTTGACGATAAGAAAAAGCTCCTCCCATATTTCTGCCTAGTTAGAAATGGGGATGACTACGAAAGTCAAAATGTAATTGAGGGCAACAAAAAAGTCCTAGTTGCAAGGCTAGAAGATGCTAAATTCTTCTACAACCTAGATGTTGAAACTAAGCTTGAATCCTATGTCAAAGACCTTGATAGTCTTGTATTTTTTGAAGGCCTTGGTAATATGGGCCAAAAAACCAAGAGGCTTGTGGACCTTGTAGGCCGCTATCAAAAAGAACTAAACCTAGGTGACGATATAGCAGAAGATGCAAAAAGAGCAGCCTACCTAGCAAAGGCAGACCTTGTTACAAGGATGGTAGTAGAATTTACCGAGCTTCAGGGAACTATGGGTGCAATCTATGCCCTAAAATCTGGAGAAAACCAAAGAGTTGCCACAGCCATCAAGGAACAATACCTACCAAAGAACCAAAACTCAGAGACTCCAAAATCTGTAGCAGGAATCCTCCTTGCCATAGCAGATAAGATGGACAATATAGTTGGTCTTTATGCCATAGAAAATTACGTCACAGGTAGCCGTGATCCATTCGGTCTAAGAAGGGCGGCCCTAGGTATAATCAACATTATCCTAGAAAATGGCATTGACGTAGACATCAAAAAGCTAATAGCTGAGGCCCTCTTGGTTTATACAGAAACCAACGCCCTAGCCTTTGACTATGACAAAACCATGGACGAAAGTCTAACCTTCATCAAAGATAGGCTCAAAAATAAGCTTTTAGATGATGGATATAGGTATGATATAGTAAACTCAGTAATAAATACAGACTTTACAAATATTTTAAAAATGACCGAAAAAGTTAAGGCTGTAAGTGAATTTATAGAAGAAAGTGACGATTCACTTTCTTACCTAATTAGGATAAAAAATCTCGCCAAAGATAGCCAAGTGACAGAAATAAGACAAGACCTTCTTGAAACAGACCTTGAAAGAAAGTTCTTTGAGGAAATTTCTAGTCTTGAAGACCTAGGCCTTGCAAGCAGTGACGACTATAAAAAAGAGCTAGAAAATATCCAAAAAACCAGCCTCGTAGGCAATGACTACCTAGATAATACAATGATAAATGTAGATAATGAGGAAGTTAAAAACAACAGACTAGCCATGTTAAATTCTCTAAAGAGGAGAATGGATTTAGTATTTGATATTTCTGAAATAGTAAGATAG